One genomic window of Hemiscyllium ocellatum isolate sHemOce1 chromosome 25, sHemOce1.pat.X.cur, whole genome shotgun sequence includes the following:
- the anapc11 gene encoding anaphase-promoting complex subunit 11: MRVKVKRWNAIATWFWVANDENCGICRTAFNGCCPDCKVPGDDCPLVWGQCSHCFHMHCILKWLNSQQVQQHCPMCRQEWKFKE, encoded by the exons ATGCGGGTCAAGGTGAAGCGCTGGAACGCCATCGCTACCTGGTTCTGGGTGGCTAACGACGAGAATTGTGGCATTTGCCGCACGGCGTTTAACGGCTGCTGCCCGGACT GTAAAGTTCCAGGAGATGACTGCCCATTGGTGTGGGGTCAGTGCTCTCATTGTTTCCATATGCACTGTATCTTGAAATGGCTGAACTCCCAGCAGGTGCAGCAGCATTGTCCTATGTGTCGACAAGAATGGAAATTCAAGGAGTGA